GATAAATGTGGAAAATCTAGGAAGACCTCTTGTCCAGCACCATACTGAAAGATGTATCATCACTTAAGCCAGATGAGGAGCATTTCAAATATTTGTTAAGTGGTTTAAAGTTATTGCATACTCTATGTGATATTGCATCCCACCACTCAACACTTGCGCGGgttagtaattttttttttcaatttatcTATACCACGGAAACAAACATGCTTTCTTATTTTGTACAAGAAAGTCTTGCTACCTGATTTTGGTACTTTTTGAAGTctttaaacttgtaaaaatatacgAAAACGTCCATCAACCAATTTTGGTATATCAAAGTCCCTAAACTTGTCTAGAATGCACATAGTTATTTAGTTAGTTTCAAAAGTACGCACATGTGAGACAAGTTTAGATGCAGTTGGAAATAATTGTACTTATTTTACTTATTTTCATCTGCTATTTTCTTAAATCTTTTGTCCTTTTCATTTCAGTAACTGATTTTTCATGCTGTAGGTTTTCGTTAAAGATATGGTTGTACAAGAAGAGATGCTTAATTCCATATTTAGCATGATTCGTGTTCTTAGTCAGTTAGGAAAGGTTTAACTCTTTTCtttacatatttttttattttttcttactTAAAAAAAAACTGTTAAGTAGAACTGAAACATAACTTTGGTGTTCTAGAAAATTAATGGTCTAAGCCAAATGGTCCTGTACTCAGCGCTGTTGTCTAATAGTATGTATTTACTTAAAGCCTTCATTTCGTCAGAGTGGAAAGACATCGCTGATGTTCTACTTGCACATCCTGAGGTGACACAATCTTTATATTTGCATTATAGCTTTTTGTATTGAAATCTTTTGTCGAAATGGGTGGCTGATGATTACATTTGTTTGTCAGGTTGTCGACTTCACAACGGCAGCTCTTACTGCTGTCCGTTTAACTATTAATCTTCTTCAAGCGAAGCCGACAACACAGTGTATTAACTCTCGCATGCAGCTCAATAATGAAGTCTAcaatctcttccatctttgtgaatCTTCTGTGCAGTTTATTCAATCACTATGCAAACAACTGTTATTTCGGGAGCGCCTCGTTGAAAAAAAGGTCAAATACAATATGGAAACGAGTCAAATTGGTCAAAGGGTTGagcaaagtttttttttcttcttctcaaTGCTTAAAACATCCTAAATcatttacataaaaaaaatatattttctgaGCAGAATAAACATTTTTCCAATATATTTAACACTGATTATTTGTATTCTATTGTTCTCCAGGAACTATGTGGAGGAGGTGTTGTTTTTCGGTTGGTTCAAGACACCTTAAACCTGCCACAGCATGATGATCCAATTCTTGAAAGTGTGGTTAATAGGCTTAAAGCAAAAGTTTTATCTATCGTAAGCCCAATCACGTGTAGACATTGTAGTATCATGTTTTATTTTGTTCAATGCTTTTTTTAGTTACTTTCAACGATTCTTTCTCCAGATGCTACTTCTTTGTCAAGCCGAAAGCTCATCTTTCATGGATATGGCTTCCAGCACCCCTCAAGGCAAGGGTTTTGCTCAGGCAACAGTTTTGAAGGTTAACTTCTCAAATCTCTTATAATTTCGATATTTTGAAAATTATTAGTGGACATTCTGCTTATACATATACAAACTTCTTTAGGTGATTGCAGAGCTAGATATGATGTGTGATGGGGATTTGAAAAGCCAAACAAATGGACTTTTGCTAATTAATGCAATGAAGCTAACAGAAATATTCTCTGGTGCTTCTGGATTCAAAACTTTCACAGTCCATAACTTGGTAAGCTTTTATAAATATGTTTACTTATTTGTAGGGCTGCAAGGGAATGTTCAGCGAactattcgtgaaccattcagcaggaagttcgtttgtgtttgttcgtttaatgaatgaatgaacacgaacaagaaatttcttttgtttagttaaatgaacgaacatgaacagaggccgtTTTGACCCAAACCAACTTTGTCGAAtttgtaactgttgttgtacaTCCATGCAGACAGAACTTTTGACCCGAGTGCTTTCACAGCCTCAAAGAGAGTTCTTATCCACTTGGTGTTCCTATGATCCTGAGCCTGCTGAAGAGGAGATTGTTGTGGATTTTAATCCCACATTAGCAGCTGGACATGTATTGGGTTTGACCTCAGAATTCAACGTCCAACATTCTACTTGGAGTAACTGTCAGGCTCCTCATGTTGGGAAACAAGCGGTCTCAAAGAATCCCAATAACCCACCCAAAGCTAACAATAGAGAAATATAACTGAACACAAGAATATACGTGGAAACTCCAAAACCGGAGAAAAACCACGGGCCTCCAGAGAGAAAGATCCACTATGCGACAAATTTTCACAATCACACAAACTAATCTCTCAAGCCTCCCCCGCCCAATTACAACCACACTTCTCCGAAGCGTTTAACCAAAACCTTCCTACACTCTAAGACAAGAGAActagaaaagaaagaaagaaccAAACACTTCAAGTGTATTTTTGGTTGGGGCACTTTGAAACCAAAGCCTTGGACTCCTTTTATAAGCTTGTAGTCCTCCCAAGCTTTCATCCTTGCACCGATGTGGGATGGGCACATTTTTCATATAGCCAAAAACCTAACAAATCTCCACCTTggatatatgaaaaaaaaacaacCACATCATTGGAACACCGTCTTCAACCGACGATCATACTCCACCATAAAAAAGTATCTCCACTTAGAATAGACCATTCTAAGAATTTCTTCTCGGCACATGTTGAAAAACCTGCTGAAAATTTATGGTGCAACTTCCCCGCTTGGCATACTCGGAAGTTCATCAGCCATCAACATCAATTTTTCACCACACATCTTGCATCTATGCCAACCCAATGCCCATGTGTAAATCCGTGAACCCGCTAACAAATTGCATCCCCTTTCATGGTAGCGCGGGCATACCATAGGGATGACATAACTTCAAAAGAAATCATCACCGTCAACGACGGCGACATTGTTAGCTGTCTTGGAGCTGCTTGCCGAATCTGCTCCACCTGGACAATTTCTCTTGACATGCCCAGACTGTCCACACTTCCAGCATACAGGAATCTTCTGTGGGTGCTTCTTCTTCCCGTTCCCGCGTATTAAAACCGTTCCTTCTGACGAAGTATGACCGCTACTACCCAGTCTTTTCTCTTCAGACAATAGCTTCTCAGTAACATCCGCATACTTCAGGGTCTCTTTCCCATACATCAGAATGGGCTTCATATGCTCATAGGAAGATGTCAAAGATAATATGAGCCTCAGTGCTTTATCCTCATCTTCAACCTTCACTCCAATAGCCTCAAGTTCTGACACGATATTATTAAGAACACTTAGATGATCTGAAATTTTTGTATCTCCATCCATACGAAAGGTATGAAAGTGTTCCTTGAGATACAACCGATTTGAGATGCCTTTGCCTTGATACAACTGCTCAAGCTTCTCCCACAAATCCTTTGCAGTTGATATCCCATGCACATTTGCAAGAACATTCTTTGCTAGACACAAACGAATCGCACTTGCCGCTCTCAAATCCAAATCTTCCCATTCTTCATCATCGTCTTTACTGGTTCCGCTTGAATCCTTGCTTGAAACAGGGGTCGGTTTCCCCCTCAACGCCTTGTGTAACCCAGATTGAATCAACACATCCTTGACTTGAACTTTCCACAAACCAAAGTTGATTCTTCCATCATATTTCTCTACTTCGAACCTCATGGGACTGTATTTTGACATCGTATCCGTATCTTCAAAAACAATATTGTATACTAGAACACCAAGCCTATAAGCAGTACACCCAACAAAGGATTCCCAGGAAAGAGAGGTGGGTACAATGGACACACTTAAGTACCAAGTCTTTCCTAGCCAGAACCTTCCCAGGATAAAATGCGTATATCCGGCTCGCGTATAATTCTACCATATACAAACAGTCAACCGAATCAACCAAATCCTCGTTTCTTTCTGATGTGGAAGATCAGACTAAGCTGCAACCACAGAGCATACTACGAACCTTCAAAATACCACGACACCCTCCAAGAAAATTCGTTTCTGATGTGGAAGATCAGACTAAGCTGCAACCACAGAGCATACTACGAACCTTCAAAAACCGAGACCTCCCCCAACACctggagctctgataccacttgttgggaAACAAGCGGTCTCAAAGAATCCCAACAACCCTCCCAAAGCTAACAATAGAGAAATATAACTGAACACAAGAATATACGTGGAAACTCCAAAACCAGAGAAAAATCACGAGCCTCCAGAGAGAAAGATCCACTATGCGACAAATTTTTACAATCACACAGACTAATCTCTCAAGCCTCCCCCCGCCCAATTACAACCACACTTCTCCGAAGCATTTAACCAAAACCTTCCTACACTCTAAGACAAGAGAActagaaaagaaagaaagaaccAAACACTTCAAGTGTATTTTTGGTTGGGCACTTTGAAACCAAAGCCTTGGACTCCTTTTATAAGCTTGTAGTCCTCCCAAGCTTTCATCCTTGCACCGATGTGGGATGGGCACATTTTTCATATAGCCAAAAACCTAACACCTCAAACGCCTTACGCGATTCAGAGGTCATCGTTACTGGTCCAAGTTCTAACCAATCTCACATGTTGTTACCCCGAAGGTAAATAATCTAGCCGATTTTTACATGTGAGCACAAGTTAATGAAAAATTAATTGTTGTCATATATATCATCACTCCATCAGTATATGCATTTGATACAGATTCTTTTCTAAAGGATTAGTATGCCAAATATTCTGATTAGAATAGAATGATTTAGCATGTTCTTGACCAATATCTCTCTTTGTGCAGAGGACAATGCTCGCTTTATCAATGGGTTTCTCGAGTGCTTGCAAACGGAATCTTCTAACATACCTTGTGGTGTTGCTGAAAGAACAGATGCCGCAAGAAAAAACCTATGTATATATTTCGATTTCAACACTTCCTTCAGCTGATAAGAAGTTAAAGATGCCAAGATGGGtgggttgggtaacgggtcactTTTCACTACTGGCCGGGTCGGTTGACCCATAAACACTTTCTTGTGCATTAATAATATTCTATATAAAGAACTTGAAGTGTTAGTTTGTAATCATAAAAACGATATTATTTCAGAAGTAATCTAAATTTTAGAATAAAACAATTTAGAGGGTCAAATGTTTAAAATATTGATGCTTGGTGACTTCAACCTGTTTGACCCGTTGCCCTTTTAGCTATTTTTTATTCGGCTCATTTGAAATAAATACAACCCCAATAAATCCATAATGCGTATATATTTATGCCATCGTTATAAGAAATAAATGTGGTTTGTTTATATAACATCTGTGTGTTGCAGATTCCTTATCAGCTTATGCAGAATCTATGACGCCTAATTATCTACAGGAAGAATATGTGAATGTTCTCAGGTGAATTTTTTTGATCAGTTTAAGTAACTTTTTATGAACTAATGTGTTAGTTATGATTacaaaaaacaatattattataaTCATAATCTAAATCTTTAAATAAACAATTTATGCAGTTGTATACATTATTAGTATATATCAATTGATACTGAAATAATAACTTATGAATGATCTCATAGCACACACGTGTATTTTACACAGGATGTTAGAAACATCATATATTACTTGATTTATtcatttttatcttttttatttAGGTGGTTCATTAGTCAACTGGAGAAACCTACGGCTCAAGAATCCGCTAGCCACAGAGTTATGGTAAAAGCAATTCATATTTCTGTCTGTTTATTGGGTAGTTACAATGCCTGTTTATTGGGTAGTTATGGTTAGGTTGACCCATCAAAACTCTTGACATTCATAGATAGTTTATACATTAAATATGATTACAAAATAATTACTACTATAATCATGCATTTGTTAAAATAAAACATACTTGAGGATGCTATGTGTCACTTTTAAACAATTATGCTAATTTGTCCATTAATCTAAGTTTGCTATTTCAACCCATTTTCTTGTG
The sequence above is drawn from the Helianthus annuus cultivar XRQ/B chromosome 12, HanXRQr2.0-SUNRISE, whole genome shotgun sequence genome and encodes:
- the LOC110892898 gene encoding nodulin homeobox-like; protein product: MSFVSPNTFEMQQLDLFSAVKKLHVLSSKYLGKLIRDAKNGIIKYTINGSSFEEDLLSSTILKDVSSLKPDEEHFKYLLSGLKLLHTLCDIASHHSTLARVFVKDMVVQEEMLNSIFSMIRVLSQLGKKINGLSQMVLYSALLSNSMYLLKAFISSEWKDIADVLLAHPEVVDFTTAALTAVRLTINLLQAKPTTQCINSRMQLNNEVYNLFHLCESSVQFIQSLCKQLLFRERLVEKKELCGGGVVFRLVQDTLNLPQHDDPILESVVNRLKAKVLSIMLLLCQAESSSFMDMASSTPQGKGFAQATVLKVIAELDMMCDGDLKSQTNGLLLINAMKLTEIFSGASGFKTFTVHNLTELLTRVLSQPQREFLSTWCSYDPEPAEEEIVVDFNPTLAAGHVLGLTSEFNVQHSTWSNCQAPHVGKQAVSKNPNNPPKANNREI